The following coding sequences are from one Paenibacillus stellifer window:
- a CDS encoding IclR family transcriptional regulator: MKKQYSVPALAKGMAILEMLASSKEALGVTDIYERNGMPKSSIFTILGEFENLGYVMKTHEGKYQLTLKLYNVGMERLAKLDIRQAARPEMEWVAANMRFTVHLAILENDKALYIDKVNGPGFVQFSTQVGQSQYLHNSAVGKALAAYLTDEQLEQAIQKHGMPKTTEHTLQTAEAFKSFLASVREKGYAIEDEEGEAGIRCIAVPVFDNTGMTAGSLGITALRSELPSISFDDFGHQLQDKAMAISRKLGFGA; encoded by the coding sequence CCTGCCCTGGCCAAAGGAATGGCGATTCTGGAAATGCTGGCGTCCTCCAAGGAAGCCCTGGGCGTCACCGATATTTATGAACGAAACGGAATGCCAAAATCATCGATCTTTACGATTCTTGGCGAGTTCGAGAACCTGGGATATGTGATGAAGACGCATGAGGGTAAATATCAGCTGACGCTGAAGCTGTACAACGTCGGAATGGAGAGATTAGCCAAGCTCGATATCCGCCAGGCAGCCAGACCGGAGATGGAATGGGTCGCCGCGAATATGAGATTTACCGTGCATCTGGCCATTCTTGAGAATGACAAAGCACTCTATATTGATAAAGTGAACGGCCCGGGATTCGTTCAGTTCTCGACACAGGTCGGGCAGAGCCAGTATCTGCACAACTCTGCTGTCGGAAAAGCATTGGCAGCCTATTTAACGGACGAGCAGCTGGAACAGGCGATCCAGAAGCACGGAATGCCCAAGACTACGGAGCATACGCTCCAGACAGCGGAAGCTTTCAAGTCCTTTCTGGCCAGTGTCCGGGAGAAAGGCTACGCTATTGAAGACGAGGAAGGCGAAGCGGGAATCCGCTGTATTGCCGTCCCTGTCTTCGACAATACGGGGATGACCGCCGGCTCCCTCGGAATTACCGCCCTCAGAAGCGAACTGCCAAGCATCTCTTTCGATGATTTCGGCCATCAGCTGCAGGATAAGGCGATGGCGATATCCCGGAAGCTGGGGTTCGGAGCCTGA